In Balaenoptera ricei isolate mBalRic1 chromosome 4, mBalRic1.hap2, whole genome shotgun sequence, the following are encoded in one genomic region:
- the RTP4 gene encoding receptor-transporting protein 4 → MDSRPQSKRMVLDVGTWEQIFQELISQEKPEARWTLKMDGNLQPDCVAPGWKQYKQRAFGRFLCSSCHRSWASAKVQILCHMYLEHQKSQGKVLVRLFGQRCRKCSQSQFEKPEFSLDSTKRILNNLVQRILERFYRNGIRKVLEIPVIQEVPLNGHHDMVNCEACVLGFCVQNLPNCTTEPAKSSLSYTKTGSSSPHLGDVYGQNRARNQSAEAKETQGSGYSCAHKGPGPSHATAGIQVPGAGPQLKQETGRLLTPGTDRQAAQGTGVQPIRVAGSLPPGWTDPQPRQAIGPLPKGLAHSQSTLGTGPQNPRLTYSQAIKMSGQQLTQDAQATQGAGRQATKVTDPQPTRGTIPRATSRSDTQATGRADPSPLGSNSQPTRGTIPRSTSRSDSQATGRADPSPLGSNSQPTRGTIPRSTSRSDSQATGRAEPSPLGSNSHPTRGTIPRSTSESDSQATRRADPSPLGSNSQPTRGTIPRSTSGSDSQATRRADPSSLGSNSQPTRGTIPRSTSRSDSQATGRAEPSPLGSNSQPTRGTIPRSTSESDSQATGRADPSPLGSNSQPTWGTIPRSTSESDSQATRRADPSPLGSNSQPTRGTIPRSTSGSDSQATGRAEPSPLGSNSHPTRGTIPRSTSRSDTQATGKADPSPLGSNSQPTRGTIPRSTSGSDSQATGRADPSPLGSNSQPTRGTIPRSTSESDSQATRRADPSPLGSNSQPTRGTIPRSTSGSDSQATGRADPSPLGSNSQPTRGIGPMATCRTFSESQAAWVRQERCSPRGSAPDSFFRLSPSMQPNNSLNQEQLFRWGYVCVVALFTFFVSKYL, encoded by the exons ATGGACTCCAGGCCTCAGAGCAAGAGAATGGTTTTGGATGTTGGGACATGGGAGCAGATATTTCAAGAACTGATCTCGCAGGAGAAACCCGAGGCAAGATGGACCCTGAAGATGGATGGGAACCTTCAGCCAGACTGTGTGGCCCCAGGGTGGAAGCAATACAAGCAGAGAGCATTTGGCAG GTTCTTGTGTTCCTCATGCCATCGAAGCTGGGCTTCCGCCAAAGTGCAGATCCTATGTCACATGTACCTGGAGCACCAGAAGTCCCAGGGAAAGGTGCTTGTGCGGCTCTTTGGTCAGAGGTGCCGGAAGTGTTCCCAGTCTCAATTTGAGAAGCCTGAGTTCTCCCTGGATAGCACCAAGAGGATTCTGAACAACCTGGTGCAGCGTATTCTGGAGAGATTCTACAGAAATGGCATCAGGAAGGTTTTGGAGATTCCAGTGATCCAGGAGGTGCCTTTGAATGGGCACCATGATATGGTCAATTGTGAGGCatgtgtcctgggcttctgtgtaCAGAACTTACCTAACTGCACGACAGAGCCAGCCAAATCCTCTCTCTCCTACACGAAGACTGGCAGCTCCTCTCCTCACCTTGGTGACGTGTATGGCCAAAACCGAGCTAGGAACCAGTCAGCTGAGGCAAAGGAGACACAGGGAAGTGGGTATTCCTGTGCCCATAAAGGCCCAGGGCCCAGCCATGCCACTGCTGGGATCCAAGTGCCTGGGGCAGGCCCTCAGCTCAAACAGGAGACGGGCCGACTGCTCACACCAGGGACAGACCGGCAGGCTGCACAGGGAACAGGCGTACAGCCCATCCGAGTAGCAGGATCACTTCCCCCAGGGTGGACAGACCCACAGCCCAGACAAGCAATAGGTCCACTACCTAAAGGGTTGGCACATTCACAATCCACACTGGGGACAGGACCACAGAACCCCCGGCTGACATATTCTCAGGCTATAAAGATGTCAGGCCAGCAGTTGACACAGGACGCACAAGCCACCCAAGGGGCAGGTCGTCAGGCCACAAAGGTGACAGACCCACAGCCCACACGGGGGACAATCCCAAGGGCCACATCAAGGTCAGACACTCAGGCTACAGGGAGGGCAGACCCCTCACCACTGGGGTCAAACTCACAGCCCACACGGGGAACAATCCCAAGGTCCACATCACGGTCAGACAGTCAGGCTACAGGGAGGGCAGACCCCTCACCACTGGGGTCAAACTCACAGCCCACACGGGGAACAATCCCAAGGTCCACATCACGGTCAGACAGTCAGGCTACAGGGAGGGCAGAACCCTCACCACTGGGGTCAAACTCACACCCCACACGGGGAACAATCCCAAGGTCCACATCAGAGTCAGACAGTCAGGCTACAAGGAGGGCAGACCCCTCACCACTGGGGTCAAACTCACAGCCCACACGGGGAACAATCCCAAGGTCCACATCAGGGTCAGACAGTCAGGCTACAAGGAGGGCAGACCCCTCATCACTGGGGTCAAACTCACAGCCCACACGGGGAACAATCCCAAGGTCCACATCACGGTCAGACAGTCAGGCTACAGGGAGGGCAGAACCCTCACCACTGGGGTCAAACTCACAGCCCACACGGGGAACAATCCCAAGGTCCACATCAGAGTCAGACAGTCAGGCTACAGGGAGGGCAGACCCCTCACCACTGGGGTCAAACTCACAGCCCACATGGGGAACAATCCCAAGGTCCACATCAGAGTCAGACAGTCAGGCTACAAGGAGGGCAGACCCCTCACCACTAGGGTCAAACTCACAGCCCACACGGGGAACAATCCCAAGGTCCACATCAGGGTCAGACAGTCAGGCTACAGGGAGGGCAGAACCCTCACCACTGGGGTCAAACTCACACCCCACACGGGGAACAATCCCAAGGTCCACATCAAGGTCAGACACTCAGGCTACAGGGAAGGCAGACCCCTCACCACTGGGGTCAAACTCACAGCCCACACGGGGAACAATCCCAAGGTCCACATCAGGGTCAGACAGTCAGGCTACAGGGAGGGCAGACCCCTCACCACTGGGGTCAAACTCACAGCCCACACGGGGAACAATCCCAAGGTCCACATCAGAGTCAGACAGTCAGGCTACAAGGAGGGCAGACCCCTCACCACTGGGGTCAAACTCACAGCCCACACGGGGAACAATCCCAAGGTCCACATCAGGGTCAGACAGTCAGGCTACAGGGAGGGCAGACCCCTCACCACTGGGGTCAAACTCACAGCCCACACGGGGAATAGGCCCCATGGCTACATGTAGGACCTTCAGTGAAAGTCAAGCTGCCTGGGTCAGGCAGGAGAGGTGCTCACCTAGAGGGTCTGCTCCAGACAGCTTTTTCAGATTATCTCCCTCAATGCAACCAAATAATTCCCTTAACCAGGAGCAGCTGTTCAGGTGGGGCTATGTCTGTGTTGTTGCTCTGTTTACCTTTTTTGTATCTAAATACCTATAA